The Thermus islandicus DSM 21543 genomic interval CATAAGTCCCGACCCAGCATACCAGGACTTTCCCTGGGGTCTTGACAAGAAGAACCCTATCTTATACCACCCCATGCGGGCTTGCGCCCGCATGGGGGCCACGGTAGAAAGTCCCCGCGAATTTTTCTGCACCTAGGGGCGCAGGAAAAAGCCCGGGGGCACCCTGCCCTCCTGGAGGAGCCTCCTTGCCCGGGGCAGGGCTTCCGCCACCTCCCGGGCGAGGAGCCCCACCCCCTTCTCCTCGGCCAGGAGGTCTCCGGCGAGGCCGTGGAGAAAGACCCCAAGCCTCGCCGCATCAAAAGGGGGTAGCCCCGCCGCCAAAAGGGCGGCGATGGCCCCCGCGAGCACGTCCCCCGTCCCCCCCGTGGCCAGGGCGGGGTTCCCCGTGGGGTTCACGCAAAGCCGCCCGCCTTCCGCCACCACCGTGGGGTTTCCCTTAAGGACCACGGCGAGCCCCGTGGCCTGCGCCAGGGCCCGGGCCGCCCCCAAGGGGTCTTTCGCCACCTCCTCCGGGGAAAGGCCCAGAAGCCTCCCCGCCTCCCCCGCATGGGGGGTGAGGACGGCGGGGACGCCCGCCTTCCGGTAGGCCTCGGCCACCTCGAGGTGGAGGGCGTCGGCGTCCAAGACGGTGGGGAGGCCTGCCTTTAGGGCCTCTAGCGCCCACTCCCTGCCCCACGGCCCCCCGCCCATCCCCACCGCGAGGGCCTCCACCTTGAGGGGCGGGAGGGTGGGGCGGGAGGCGGGGTGAAACACGGCCTCCAGGGGCTCCAGAGGGGCCCCCTCCGGCGCCACCAGGTGCACGAGCCCCGCCCCCATGCGGTAGGCCCCGAGGGCGGCGAGAAGGGGTGCCCCGGCGTAGCGGAGGTCCTCTCCCCGGTACCCCCCCAAGACCCCTACCCGGCCCACGCTCCCCTTGTGGGCGGTGAGGGGGCGCCGGGGGAGGAGGGGCCTTAGGGCCTCGGGGGTGGCCACCTCGGGGAGGTCCTCCCGCTCTAGGAGGGCCTTAGGCAGGCCGATCTCGGCCAGGTAGAGCCTGCCGCAGGCCTCCCTCTTCAGGAGGTGGGGGGTCTTGAGGGCGGCGAAGGCCACCGTGGCCGTGGCCCTGACGTGAGGGCTAAAGGGGAGGCCCGAAGGCAGGTCCAGGGCGAGGACGGGAAGGCCTGCTTGGTTCACCCGCTCCACCAGGCCCGCGTAAAAGCCCGTGAGGGGCCCCTTGAGCCCGGTGCCGAAGAGCGCGTCCACCACCACCTCCCCTTCCTGAAAAAAGGCCTCCTCCAGGGGGCGCACCTCCACCCCATGGGCGAGGAGGGCCTGAAGGGCGAGAAGGGCATCCCCTGCCTGGCCCGAGGCGGCGTGGACCCGCACCCTCACCCCTTCCAGGAAGAGGTGCCGGGCGAGGACGAGGCCGTCTCCGCCGTTATTCCCCTTGCCGGCGAGGACGAGGGCGGGAGCCTTCCCGAAGAACTCCAGGTACACCCTTGCCGCCTTCATCCCCGCCCACTCCATGAGGAGGAGGCTCGGGTAGCCCATTTCCACCGCCTTCTGATCCGCCTCCCGCATGGCCTCGGGGGTGAAGAGCCGCATGAGCCCAGGATACCTGGGCTAGGATGGAGGGGATGGAGGGCTTGGCCGAGGCAAGAAGGCGGCTTGCCCGGGCGGAGCGGGTAGCGGTCCTCACCGGTGCGGGCATCTCCAAGCCCTCGGGCATCCCCACCTTCCGAGACGCCGAGGGGCTTTGGCGGAACTTCAACCCCCTGGAGTACGCCACCCCCGAGGCCTACGCCAAAGATCCCGAAAAGGTCTGGGCCTGGTACGCCTGGCGGATCCAGAAGGTGCGACAGGCCCAGCCCAACCCCGCCCACCTGGCCCTGGTAGAGCTGGAGAGGCGGGTTTTGGAGAGGGGAGGACGCTTCCTCCTCGTGACCCAGAACGTGGACGGCCTCCACGCCCTTGCGGGAAGCCAGAACCTGGTGGAGCTCCACGGGAACATCCTCCGGGCCCGGTGCGAGGCCTGCGGGAAGCGCTTTCCCTTGCCCGAGGCCTTCACCCCGCCCCCCGTCTGCCCCGGGTGCGGCCGCCGGGCCCGGCCCGACGTGGTCTGGTTCGGGGAGCTCCTGCCGGAGGGGGCTTGGGAGAAGGCAGAGAAGGCCTTTGCCCAGGCGGATTTTGCCCTGGTGGTCGGCACCAGCGCCGAGGTGGAGCCCGCAGCCTCCCTGGGGCGGATCGCCTTCGCCTCCGGGGCCTACCTGGTGGAGGTGAACCCCGAGCCCACCCCCCTCACCCCCCTGGCCCACCTTTCCTTGCGGATGGGGGCGGTGGAGGGGATGGCGGCCCTTCTGTGAGGGGAATGAGCCGCTTGTTACGCTTTCTCGCCGACCTGGCCACCCTGGCCCGGGCCGGGGTGGTGGGCTGGGTCCTGCTCCAGGTGGGCCTGGGGCCGGAGGCCTTGGAGCGGGTGGTTCGCCTGCTCCTCCTGGGCTGGAGCTTGGACGTTTTGGACGGGGTTCTCGCCCGGGCTTCCGGGAGGTCCTCCCCCCTGGCCGCC includes:
- a CDS encoding bifunctional ADP-dependent NAD(P)H-hydrate dehydratase/NAD(P)H-hydrate epimerase yields the protein MRLFTPEAMREADQKAVEMGYPSLLLMEWAGMKAARVYLEFFGKAPALVLAGKGNNGGDGLVLARHLFLEGVRVRVHAASGQAGDALLALQALLAHGVEVRPLEEAFFQEGEVVVDALFGTGLKGPLTGFYAGLVERVNQAGLPVLALDLPSGLPFSPHVRATATVAFAALKTPHLLKREACGRLYLAEIGLPKALLEREDLPEVATPEALRPLLPRRPLTAHKGSVGRVGVLGGYRGEDLRYAGAPLLAALGAYRMGAGLVHLVAPEGAPLEPLEAVFHPASRPTLPPLKVEALAVGMGGGPWGREWALEALKAGLPTVLDADALHLEVAEAYRKAGVPAVLTPHAGEAGRLLGLSPEEVAKDPLGAARALAQATGLAVVLKGNPTVVAEGGRLCVNPTGNPALATGGTGDVLAGAIAALLAAGLPPFDAARLGVFLHGLAGDLLAEEKGVGLLAREVAEALPRARRLLQEGRVPPGFFLRP
- a CDS encoding SIR2 family NAD-dependent protein deacylase; translated protein: MEGLAEARRRLARAERVAVLTGAGISKPSGIPTFRDAEGLWRNFNPLEYATPEAYAKDPEKVWAWYAWRIQKVRQAQPNPAHLALVELERRVLERGGRFLLVTQNVDGLHALAGSQNLVELHGNILRARCEACGKRFPLPEAFTPPPVCPGCGRRARPDVVWFGELLPEGAWEKAEKAFAQADFALVVGTSAEVEPAASLGRIAFASGAYLVEVNPEPTPLTPLAHLSLRMGAVEGMAALL